The Plutella xylostella chromosome 9, ilPluXylo3.1, whole genome shotgun sequence genome has a segment encoding these proteins:
- the LOC119691229 gene encoding UDP-glucosyltransferase 2 — MVSCVPRAPALLLALALLAGGGNAARILCYFPVPSISHQVVFRPLTQELARRGHQVTVLTPDPAFPPGAAPANLTEVDFHDRSYELWREAFVKEITGNSKKSFNALKSGFSAIIDVIDYQLGTAEMRRALAAGPYDLVFTEALARPALVLGHIFDAPVIQISSFGALPPSFQVFGAPSHPILYPELSRKRLYNLSLWEKIEGIYEDLSLHWLQWQLQAAEDAVLARHVPGAPRVAELGARAQLLFLNVHRVFDGNRPAPPGVVYLGGLHQKPPQELPSDIKSYLDSSKHGVIYMSFGTNVSPSRLPAASIQLFNRVFAALPYDVLWKWDQDEMPGKADNVRISKWLPQADLLRHPKVVLFITQAGLQSTDEAITAGVPLLAFPMLGDQWYNAEKYEHLHIGLKRELAALTDELLAASIHTLIHDDSYRASIKRLGAVVSDQPQSPLERAVWWTEHALRHRGAAHLRAPAAGVSWAEFLMLDVLAAISAAALAAITVCVVVLRTILCYAVQENCEG; from the exons ATGGTGTCGTGtgtcccccgcgcccccgcgctgCTGCTGGCGCTAGCCCTCCTGGCCGGGGGGGGCAACGCCGCGCGCATCCTGTGCTACTTCCCCGTGCCGTCCATCAGCCACCAGGTGGTGTTCCGGCCGCTCACGCAGGAgctggcgcggcgcgggcACCAGGTGACCGTGCTCACCCCCGACCCCGCCTTCCCCcccggcgccgcgcccgccaaCCTCACCGAGGTCGACTTCCACGACCGCTCCTACGAGCTGTGGCGCGAGGCCTTCGTCAAAGAGATCACCGGCAACTCCAAGAAGTCTTTCAACGCGCTGAAGAGCGGGTTCAGCGCGATCATCGACGTGATCGACTACCAGCTGGGCACGGCGGAGATGCGgcgcgcgctggccgccgGCCCCTACGACCTCGTGTTCACGGAGGCGCTCGCGCGGCCCGCGCTCGTGCTCGGACACATCTTCGACGCGCCCGTCATTCAGATCAGCTCGTTCGGTGCTCTGCCTCCCAGTTTCCAAGTTTTTGGCGCACCCTCCCACCCGATTCTTTATCCAGAGCTGTCGCGAAAGAGGCTGTACAATTTGTCGCTTTGGGAGAAGATCGAGGGTATCTACGAGGACCTGTCGCTGCACTGGCTGCAGTGGCAGCTGCAGGCGGCGGAGGACGCGGTGCTGGCGCGGCACGTGCCGGGGGCGCCGCGCGTAGCGGAGCTgggcgcgcgcgcgcagcTGCTGTTCCTCAACGTGCACCGCGTGTTCGACGGCaaccgccccgcgccgcccggcGTCGTGTACCTCGGCGGCCTGCACCAGAAGCCGCCGCAGGAGTTGCCATCG GACATCAAATCGTACCTGGACAGCTCGAAGCACGGCGTGATCTACATGAGTTTCGGCACGAACGTGTCCCCGTCGCGGCTGCCGGCGGCGAGCATCCAGCTGTTCAACCGCGTGTTCGCCGCGCTGCCCTACGACGTGCTGTGGAAGTGGGACCAGGACGAGATGCCGGGGAAGGCCGACAACGTCCGGATCTCCAAGTGGCTGCCGCAAGCTGATTTGTTAA GGCACCCGAAGGTGGTGCTGTTCATCACGCAGGCGGGGCTGCAGTCCACGGACGAGGCCATCACCGCCGGGGTGCCGCTGCTGGCCTTCCCCATGCTCGGGGACCAGTGGTACAACGCGGAGAAGTACGAGCACCTGCACATCGGGCTCAAGCGTGAGCTCGCTGCCCTCACCGACGAGCTACTCGCCGCCTCCATACACACGCTCATCCACGACGACTC CTACCGTGCCAGCATCAAACGCCTGGGCGCGGTGGTGTCGGACCAGCCGCAGTCCCCGCTGGAGCGCGCCGTGTGGTGGACCGAGCACGCGCTGCGCCACCGCGGGGCCGCCCACCtccgcgcgcccgccgccggcGTCTCCTGGGCAGAGTTCCTCATGCTCGACGTACTGGCAGCGATCTCCGCCGCCGCGCTAGCCGCTATCACCGTCTGCGTAGTCGTGTTGAGGACCATTTTATGTTACGCTGTTCAAGAGAACTGCGAAGGTTAA